The following nucleotide sequence is from Pseudonocardia sp. C8.
GGAGGGTTGAGCGAGTCCGAGCGGGCCGCCCTGCGCCGCAGGGCGACCCGATCCGGCCGTCGAGTGCCGAGGTCGAGATCGGGATCGGGGCGGGGTGGGTGGGCGAACGCGTCCCCGTTCCGGTCGGCCGGCTACGCGGCCCTGGCCGCGGGCCGGGACCGGGCCCGGATCGCGCGTGAGTGTGGGGTGTCGCGGCGGACGGTGGAGCGCTGGGCCGCGGACCTGGCCGCGACCGGCGCGGCGACGGCCGGTGGGGGTGGGTGATGAGTGTGTTCGGAGAGCCGTCCGAGCAGCAGCGTCGGGTGTGGCGGGTCCGGGACCTGGTCCGGTCGTTGGCGGTGGAGTGGTTCGCCGCGACCGAGGTTCGCGAGCCGGTCGGGGACACGGCGATCACCCGCCCGGTGTTGGCCGATCCGCTTGCCGGGCTTCGGGCCGCGGTGTTGAGCCGGTGGGTCGCGGCCGGGCAGGTGCGTGACTACGCCCTGGATGCCCGTGGTGCGGGCCGGTCGTGGGCCGAGGTGGCCTCGGTGCTCGGGTTCGACGACCACGACGCCCCGGGGGTGGTGGCGTTCGAGCACGTCGCCGAGCGCGGTGGCCGCACCGGTCCGCGCTGGGACCGGGTGTGGTGGCGCTGTGCCAGTTGCGGGCAGCGGGTCGCCGATACCGGCCCCTACTCGTCGCACCCGAGCGAGGTGGAGACCGGGCACGCCGAGACCTGCGCAAGGCATGCAGCCGATGTCGCGGCGTGGGCCGAGCGGACCGGCTGGGGGCAGTGATGGGCATCCTGTTCAGCTCCATGAGCCTGGTACTTGCCCTGTTCGCCGGCGCCGCCCTGCTCGCGCTCGCCCGTGGGGCCCGGTCGCTGGCGGCTGGGCTGGGCGCGGTGGCGCTGCTGCCGGCCGCGACGATCGTGACCGCGTTGTCGTGGCCCGCGCTGGTCGCCGTCACCGCCCTGATGGTGGTGTTGGTGTGGCATCGGTGGTCGCGGTCCTCGGCGACGGTGTCGCGCTGGGCGGCACGCTCCCGTCGCAAGGTCGGGGTGGCCTCCGGCCTGGACATTGTCCGGCATGCCGGCACCCTGGCGGTGCGGCGCCGGGCGGTGACGGTGCGCCCGTCGCTGGCCGGGGTGTCCCGGTGGGAGCGGTGGCGGGCGGCGACCACCGAGGCCGCGGTCGAGCTCTGCCGCATGGGCCTTCTGCGGGTGTGGGCGTTGGTCGAGGACGTGGTGATCGTCGTCGGTGGCCCGCGCACCGGGAAGACCGGGTGGCTGGCCGGCCGGGTGCTTGATCATCCGGGGGCGGCGCTGGTCACCTCTACCCGCACCGACCTCCTCGAGCTGTGCGCGGCGCTGCGCCGCCAGGGGCGGGGGCCGGTGTTCGTGTTCAACCCGGCCGGCCTGGGCGACCGGGCGTCGACGATCACGTTCGACCCGCTGACCGGCTGCCACAACCCGGTCACCGCCACCGAGCGGGCCACCGACATGCTCGCCGCGGTCACCTCCGGCTCGGGTGGAGACCGGGAGTTCTGGGACGGCCAGGCCCGTCGGGTGCTGGCCGCGCTGCTGCACGCGGCCGCGCTCGGGGGCAAACCGATCGCCGACGTGCTCGGCTGGGTGGCCGACCCGGATGCGGCGGGTCGGGAGGTGCCGGCCCTGTTGCGGCGGTCCGGGGTGACCGCGTTCGAGCAGGACGCGATGCAGTTCCTGACCACCAACGAGCGCACCCGCTCCTCGACCACCTCCAGCGTCATGCCCGCCCTGGGCTGGTTGACCCATCCGGCGGCGGCTGCGGCGGCCGAGCCGGGCCGCGGCTTCGACGTCGGCCAGTTGTTGGAGGAGCGGGCGACGGTGTTCCTGCTCGGCGCCGAGGAGGCCCAGACCGCACCCCTGGTCTGCGCGCTGACCGGGCACATCGCCCGCCAGGCCCGCCGGCTCGCCGCTACCCGACCGGGCGGGCGGTTGGATCCGCCGCTGGGGTTGTTCCTCGACGAGGCCGCGTTGATCTCCCCGGTGCCGTTGGAGTCCTGGACCGCGGACATGGGCGGCCGTGGGGTGACGATCCTGTGCGCGTTCCAGTCCCGCGCCCAGATCCTGGCCCGGTGGGGCGAGCACAAGGCCGCCACGATTTTGAACAACACGGCCGCGGTGATGATTTTCGGTGGGACGCGAGACAAGGCGGATCTGGAGTTCTGGTCCACCCTGGCCGGCGACCGCGACGAACGGATCACCACCACCGACGACCACGGGAGGGTGGCGTCGCGGACGGTGCGGAAGGTGCCGGTGTTGGCGCCGGCGCAGATCGCGAACCTCCCCAGCGGGCGGGTGGTGGTGATCCGGCGCGGGATCGCCCCGGTGATCGGCCGGGCCCGGATGGCGTGGCGGCGCCGCGACGTCCGCCGCCACCAACACCAGACCGGTCGAGCAGACGTGCTGGCCGCGCGTACGGCGTGGTGGGCGCAGCTGCGGCTCTACCGGGACGAGGTACGCCAGCTGGTACTCGGTGTGCTGGCTAAGCGGTGGCCCGACCACTACGGCGAGCGTTATGAGCGGGTGCGGGATGCGAACGCGATATTCCGCGAGCTCGCACTCATCCACAACCAAGCCAGCCGCACGCTGGACGACGGGGGTGTGTCATGAGCCGCCGCCGTCCGCATGTCGACGCCGCCGAGGTTCGGGCGCTGGAGGAGCGGCTGCGCGCCCTGCTCGCCGCCCGCGGCTCGATACCGGAGGAGGTGATCGCGTCCTGGGAGGCCGACCGGGAGCAGTTGTTGGACCGGATCGGGGACCAGCTCCGCGAACAGCGCGCCCACGACATCGCCCGGGCACGGCTGCGCGCCGAGCTGGACAGCCCGCCCCGGCGGGAGGCCGCCGATGGCTGGGCCGCCGGTGGGCTCGAGGACACCCACCATGCCCACCTCGATGCCCTTGCCCGGGTGGACGAACCCGTCGGCGACGATGCCCTCGCGGGGCGGGTGGGGCCGGTGGTCGATGAGGCCGGGCGAGGGTTCGACCCGGCCGACACCTCTGAGCATGCCCTCAGGGCCGACTCCGATCCCAGTGCCGAGGTGGTCGAGCGCGGCGATCAGGAGCGGGTTCGCGATGGCGGGCCGGTGGAGCCGGTCGGTGGGATGTGGTTCACCCTCGATCAGGCTGCGCCGGGTGGGATGCGGCCGCTGTCGGAGGCCGAACTGCGTGCGCTCACCGACCGGGTTCGCGCCACCCAGGCCGAGGCCCTCGCTCAGGAACTCGACCCCGCGCCGCCGCGACCGCCCGACCGCGGCCATGAGGCGGCGGACGACGCGGGGTGGGACCGGTGACCGCCCCACCGTCTCTGCCGCCGCATCCCGAACCCGGATCGCCCGAGATGCTGCTCGCCGGCCTGGCCCGCGAGGTCGACGCGCTGCGGCGTCGCCTCGACGGGCTCGACCCGCTCCGTGGGCGGGTCGACGCGCTCGGACGGCTGGTGGCGCAGATGGCCGACACCCTGGCCACCCTCGCCGCCCGCCGCCGGCCGAGGCCGGCGCCGTCCTGGCTGCTCGCCCCCTCGGATACCGACGAGGTGCGGGGGTTGCTCGAGGAGTTGTGTGCGTGGCTTTCCGTGGTGTTTCTGCGGTATCCGGACGGGGCGCAGGTGTTGCCGGAGTGCTGGCTGTGGCACCCCGACGTCGTCGAAGAACTCGTGTGGTTGATGCACGCCTGGTGTGCGGCGTATCAGGGCCCGGACGCCTCGGTCGGGCGGGCCGCCGACTGGCACGATCGCCAGCGTCCCGGGGTGGTCGCTCGGCTGCGCAAGTCGGTGGGGTCGTGCTCGCCGGAACGCCACCAGGCCCGCCCCGGCTGGCAGGCCCCAACTGACGCAGCCCCGACCGTCCCCGGCATCGACGCGGACGCCGACGCGGTCGAGATGATCGTGGGGTGGTGGGCCGAGCGCCGCGACCAGCCGGCTCCCGAACCACCCCCGGCCGCGGCGCCGAGTGCCGGGTTCGGGGGTGTGCTGTGAGTGCCGGCGACAGTCCGTGGGGCAGCGACGCCCCCGACCCGGCGAGCATCGTCGCGCGGGGCCGGGTCGGGCGATGGGGGCGCACCGCGATCTGGGTGCCGGGGTTGGCGGTGGCGGTCGGGGCGGCGGTCGCGACCGCGCATGGCCTGTTCGAGGTCGCCGCCGCCGCGGGGGTCCCGACTGGGATCGCCTGGCTCTATCCGTTGATCACTGATGGGTTGGCGTTGGTCGCCTACGCCGCCACCGCCCGGCTTCGCGGCTCGGCGGCCGGTTACGCGTGGGCGGTCGTGATCGTCTCGGCCGGGTTGTCCGGGCTGGCCCAGGCCACCTACCTCACCTCCACCGCCGACACCGCCGCGGACACGCCCGCACCAATGGGCTCCGGATCGGGATTGGTGGCGAGCGCGGTCCTGCGGTTCGGGGTCGGGGCCTGGCCGGCGATCGCCGCCGCGATCGCCGCGCACCTGCTCTACCTCCTCACCGCCACCGACCACCCGCCGGGCGCTGGCTGCGTCGCGTCGAGTTCAACCGTCCCGGGTGTTCCGAGTTCAGCCCTGTCCGGTGTTCAGCGTTCGGCCACGGGTGTTCAACCCGGCTCGCCCGGTCCGGCGTCCGCACCGGACGCGGGACCGACTGAACACTCGCGGGCACCGCGGGCCGGCGGGCCTGAACAGCGCGGTCCGGAGCCGACTGATCGGCCCTCGTCGTCGGGCCGTCCGACGGCCCGCGAGCGGGCCCGGGACGCGGCCCGCGCCCACCACCGACGGCACCGAGCATGGCCGACCGTCTCCGAACTGCAGACCGCCGCCGGCGTCTCCCGCGGCACCGCCTCCACCGCCCTGCGCGAGGCCCGCGCCGTCACCACCACCGCGCCGACACCACTGCACCTGATCACCACCCGATCAGATACCCAACCCTCCACTGAGCCCGTCGAGAGCGACCGACCATGAGCACCCAGCCGACGAAGCAGCAGACGAAACCTAGCGAGGACAGCGCGACCGAGCACAACGCCAGAACTGACAGCGACTACCCCGAACAGCCGAACAAGAGCACAAGATCAAGGCGACCACACCTTGGCATCACGATCCGACGGTGTGGTCGGCCTCCGGCCGGCCCGTGGACACCGTCCACGTTGTTGATCTTCGGAGAGCTCGGCTCACGATCGTTTCGGGGTGGTCGGGGTGTTGAAGGTGGTCAATGGCTACAGCCCGGACTATCTGCTCCAGGAGGTCGCGGCCGGGCGGGAGAACTACTACACCGGCGCGGTCGCCGACGGGGAGCCGCCCGGCCGCTGGTGGGGTGCCGGAGCCGAGCAGCTCGGCCTGACCGGGCTGGTGGACGCCCAGGACATGCAGGCGCTCTACGAACGCTTTCTGGATCCGCGCGCCGAGGGGTTCAGGGATCCGTCCCGGTGGGACGAGGTGCCGACGTTGGGACATGCGGGCCGCCGGTATGTGTCCGAGGACGAGTTGTACGCGGCGGCGCTGGAACGGGAACCGGACGCGGCGGCTGAACGCCGCGCCGAACTCCGGACGGAGGCGGGGAAGGCGGCCCGGCACAATGTGGCGTTTCTGGATGCGACGTTCAGTGTGCAGAAGTCGGTGACGCTGCTGCACACCGCGTTCGAGGCCCGCGAGGTCACCGCCCGCAACGCCGGCGACGAACAGGCCGCGGCCGCGTGGGGCGAGTTCCGCACCGCGGTCGAGGATGCGATCTGGGCGGGCAACAACGCCGCCCTGGCCTATTTGCAGGACAAGGCGGGCTATTCGCGGGTGGGGCACCACGGCGGCGCGGCCGGGCGGTGGGTGGACGCACACGGCTGGGTGGTCGGGTCGTTTTTCCAGCATGATTCGCGGGATCGGGACCCGCAGCTGCACGTCCACAACACGATCTTGAACCGGGTGGAGTGCCCGGACGGTGTCTGGCGGACCCTGGACTCGCGGGCGGTGCATCGGTGGCGGCCGGGCGCGGCCGCGGTGGGGGAGCGCACCTGCGAGGAGCGGTTGACCGACACGCTCGGAGTGCTGCTGGCAACCCGCCCGGACGGCAAGGCCCGCGAGGTCGTCGGCATCTCCCCCGAAGCCATGTCACT
It contains:
- a CDS encoding WhiB family transcriptional regulator, translating into MHSLGRRPETGRDRDWRSRAACAGTNPETFFPTAPSGAALARVEAAAKRVCAGCPVQAECRVWALEALPFGVAGGLSESERAALRRRATRSGRRVPRSRSGSGRGGWANASPFRSAGYAALAAGRDRARIARECGVSRRTVERWAADLAATGAATAGGGG
- a CDS encoding type IV secretory system conjugative DNA transfer family protein produces the protein MSLVLALFAGAALLALARGARSLAAGLGAVALLPAATIVTALSWPALVAVTALMVVLVWHRWSRSSATVSRWAARSRRKVGVASGLDIVRHAGTLAVRRRAVTVRPSLAGVSRWERWRAATTEAAVELCRMGLLRVWALVEDVVIVVGGPRTGKTGWLAGRVLDHPGAALVTSTRTDLLELCAALRRQGRGPVFVFNPAGLGDRASTITFDPLTGCHNPVTATERATDMLAAVTSGSGGDREFWDGQARRVLAALLHAAALGGKPIADVLGWVADPDAAGREVPALLRRSGVTAFEQDAMQFLTTNERTRSSTTSSVMPALGWLTHPAAAAAAEPGRGFDVGQLLEERATVFLLGAEEAQTAPLVCALTGHIARQARRLAATRPGGRLDPPLGLFLDEAALISPVPLESWTADMGGRGVTILCAFQSRAQILARWGEHKAATILNNTAAVMIFGGTRDKADLEFWSTLAGDRDERITTTDDHGRVASRTVRKVPVLAPAQIANLPSGRVVVIRRGIAPVIGRARMAWRRRDVRRHQHQTGRADVLAARTAWWAQLRLYRDEVRQLVLGVLAKRWPDHYGERYERVRDANAIFRELALIHNQASRTLDDGGVS